One Sparus aurata chromosome 5, fSpaAur1.1, whole genome shotgun sequence genomic window carries:
- the atoh1a gene encoding protein atonal homolog 1a, with translation MDVRSVEDWSKGARDAAVLDSRRQQQSPSVLERGGEQQLEESRYEPGLTLVDSGSDPRAWLALVQPSGTCAAHATSPDYLRHSPCSSTGSYQESGSPVSSGHPSPPSYRKSAKSPSSSSLKVRDLCRLKGTVPGPEEDSSARQRATSSRPVNGVQKQRRVAANARERRRMHGLNHAFDELRSVIPAFDNDKKLSKYETLQMAQIYINALADLLQGPAPSSSSSSSTGGSSSSSNTDVTNNNSPKVDIVLAASVGFDGKDRAAPSPKTCRTAAPASGGSLPVHISGMPFRSSFDDASFSALVEEAMCSTSGSSLAAVSGGRKESPRSDGEFSPHSHFSDSDEVAMELHSSEEDDLSDLKLRSHHHHHHHHHHRHLQHTVSF, from the exons ATGGATGTCCGAAGCGTGGAAGACTGGAGCAAAGGCGCACGGGACGCGGCGGTCCTGGACtcgcggcggcagcagcagagccCGAGCGTGTTGGAGAGAGGCGGGGAGCAGCAGCTCGAGGAGTCCCGCTACGAACCTGGACTGACGCTCGTGGACAGCGGCAGTGACCCACGCGCCTGGCTGGCTCTCGTGCAGCCTTCTGGCACCTGCGCGGCACACGCCACCTCACCCGACTACCTGCGACACTCGCCTTGCTCCAGCACCGGCTCCTACCAAG agAGTGGCTCCCCGGTGTCATCGGGCCACCCCAGCCCTCCCAGCTACAGAAAATCTGCCAAAagcccctcctcttcttcgctCAAAGTCCGGGACCTGTGCCGTCTTAAAGGCACGGTCCCCGGGCCCGAGGAGGACTCATCCGCCCGACAGAGAGCCACGTCCAGCAGACCGGTCAACGGCGTCCAGAAGCAGAGGCGCGTGGCCGCCAACGCTCGCGAGAGGAGGCGGATGCACGGGCTGAACCACGCGTTCGACGAGCTGCGCAGCGTCATCCCGGCGTTCGACAACGACAAGAAGCTCTCCAAGTACGAAACTTTACAGATGGCGCAGATTTACATCAACGCTCTGGCTGACCTGCTCCAGGGTCCGGccccctccagcagcagcagcagcagcaccggcggcagcagcagcagcagcaacaccgATGTCACAAACAATAACTCGCCAAAGGTTGACATTGTGCTGGCAGCCTCCGTTGGTTTTGATGGGAAGGACAGGGCTGCGCCGTCCCCGAAGACCTGTAGGACGGCCGCGCCCGCCTCAGGTGGCAGCTTACCTGTCCACATCAGCGGGATGCCTTTCCGCTCCTCTTTCGACGACGCCTCGTTTTCCGCCCTGGTCGAAGAGGCGATGTGTTCGACCTCGGGCAGCTCGCTCGCAGCGGTCTCGGGAGGGAGGAAAGAGTCTCCCCGGAGCGACGGAGAGTTCTCCCCGCACTCCCACTTCAGTGACTCGGATGAAGTAGCGATGGAGCTCCACTCCAGCGAAGAGGACGACCTGTCGGACCTGAAGCTGCgcagccaccaccaccaccatcaccatcaccaccaccgtCACCTCCAACACACCGTTTCTTTCTGA